Proteins from a single region of Chloroherpeton thalassium ATCC 35110:
- a CDS encoding ParA family protein: MGKVLAVANQKGGVGKTTTAVNLAASIAAAEVPTLLIDIDPQANATSGSGVTLTEEAHSIYEVLIEHADIESTVIPSSMQYLDVVPSDINLVGTEVELIDVPERERVLYHALGSVRKKYDYIIIDCPPSLGLITLNALTASDAVVIPVQAEYYALEGLGQLLNTISIVRRHLNPTLDIEGVLLTMFDGRLRLSNQVMEEVKKYFKEKVFTTVIRRNVKISEAPSHGRPVILYDAQSIGTKDYMDLAYEIFKRDGLENFTVAEHSSIKKAQKDRDKKSDAGQGKTEKPSPEVYEPDADFEKSVNDILNESPEETLNMDGALPYENHQDASAPAPGDEQTDDQEKEL, from the coding sequence ATGGGAAAAGTTCTCGCTGTTGCAAATCAAAAAGGTGGCGTCGGCAAAACAACCACAGCTGTTAATTTGGCTGCATCCATTGCGGCTGCGGAAGTGCCGACCCTGCTCATAGATATCGATCCGCAGGCTAACGCAACTTCAGGCTCTGGCGTTACCTTAACCGAGGAAGCCCATTCGATTTACGAAGTTCTCATCGAACATGCAGACATAGAAAGCACGGTTATTCCCTCCTCTATGCAGTATCTCGATGTAGTTCCATCCGATATTAATTTGGTTGGAACGGAAGTAGAGTTGATCGATGTGCCTGAGCGCGAACGGGTTTTATATCACGCGCTTGGCTCAGTGAGAAAAAAGTATGACTACATCATTATAGATTGTCCGCCGTCGCTGGGCTTAATTACGCTTAATGCCTTGACCGCCTCCGACGCAGTTGTTATTCCGGTTCAAGCAGAATATTATGCGCTTGAAGGATTAGGCCAGCTTTTGAACACCATTAGCATTGTCCGCCGGCACTTAAATCCCACCCTCGATATTGAAGGCGTTTTGCTCACCATGTTTGACGGGCGGCTTCGCTTATCGAATCAGGTGATGGAAGAGGTGAAAAAATATTTTAAAGAAAAGGTTTTCACTACGGTGATTCGTCGCAACGTGAAAATTTCGGAAGCCCCGAGCCACGGGCGACCGGTTATTTTATATGACGCACAAAGCATTGGCACAAAAGATTACATGGATTTGGCGTATGAAATCTTTAAGCGCGATGGGTTGGAAAATTTTACTGTGGCTGAGCACTCCAGCATAAAAAAAGCACAAAAAGACCGCGATAAAAAATCGGATGCGGGTCAAGGAAAAACGGAAAAACCTTCACCTGAAGTCTATGAGCCGGATGCCGATTTTGAAAAAAGCGTTAATGATATTTTAAATGAGTCGCCGGAAGAAACGCTCAATATGGATGGCGCTCTTCCTTATGAAAACCATCAGGACGCTTCGGCACCAGCACCAGGCGATGAGCAAACAGATGATCAAGAGAAAGAATTGTAA
- a CDS encoding DUF5683 domain-containing protein, producing the protein MFKPDSLQAQTASLAYSNRVFHIASHNQLELNTTALFDTLQVLDSVSVPLEQTNQRMTPWKVSLYAALIPGFGQIYNEVYWKVPILYGFLGWYGYNIAQKHDKYIYYRNLYLANQSSAKAESYRNYRDLYHDSRDEYIIYLLLAYLAGIVDAYVDAHLYDFDVDDDLTAVLPKENPSQIQLVSLKIRF; encoded by the coding sequence ATGTTTAAGCCGGATTCGCTTCAAGCACAAACCGCGTCTCTCGCTTATAGCAACCGCGTTTTTCATATCGCGTCACACAATCAGCTGGAACTTAACACAACCGCTCTTTTTGACACGCTTCAAGTGCTCGACAGTGTGTCTGTGCCGCTCGAGCAAACCAACCAGCGAATGACGCCGTGGAAAGTTTCTTTATATGCGGCACTGATTCCTGGCTTTGGCCAAATCTATAACGAGGTATATTGGAAAGTGCCGATTCTTTATGGCTTCTTAGGTTGGTATGGCTACAACATTGCGCAAAAGCACGATAAGTATATTTATTATAGAAACTTATATCTTGCCAACCAAAGTAGCGCCAAAGCGGAATCTTATAGAAATTATCGTGATCTTTACCACGATAGCCGCGATGAATATATTATTTACCTTTTGCTGGCTTATTTGGCGGGCATTGTCGATGCGTATGTCGATGCGCATCTCTACGACTTCGATGTTGATGACGATTTAACAGCCGTGTTACCAAAAGAAAATCCCTCACAAATTCAATTAGTTAGTTTAAAAATTCGATTTTAA
- a CDS encoding ParB/RepB/Spo0J family partition protein, with translation MAKVALGKGLRALISDESIHIINKRQDENGEHIKYRDTKSGRLGSIGNVPLHKIEPNPYQPREEFDRSALEELKQSIIEKGIIQPITIRVHGEKYQLISGERRLRAAKEAGFTEIPAYVLDIKTDEEMLELALIENIQREKLNPIEVATGFQRLIQECSLTQEQVSQRVGKDRSTVTNFLRLLKLPEEIQTSLRKNEISMGHARALITLESLEAQLEIWQLILKHNLSVRKVEALVSRFGKEKAADETETAEEERARQRNVDELNLESLLREKFATKVKLQHNKKGHGQIVIEYYSLDDLDRIVETINSIG, from the coding sequence ATGGCTAAGGTTGCACTTGGAAAAGGATTACGGGCGTTGATTTCAGATGAGAGCATTCATATTATTAATAAACGCCAAGATGAAAATGGAGAGCATATAAAATATCGCGATACCAAAAGCGGTCGTTTGGGAAGCATCGGCAATGTGCCGCTCCACAAAATTGAGCCCAACCCGTATCAGCCGCGCGAAGAATTTGATCGAAGTGCCCTTGAGGAATTAAAACAGTCCATTATTGAAAAAGGGATCATTCAGCCGATCACCATTCGCGTTCATGGCGAAAAATATCAGCTGATCAGCGGTGAACGCCGGCTTCGTGCCGCGAAAGAAGCGGGCTTTACTGAAATTCCTGCTTATGTTCTTGACATCAAGACCGATGAAGAAATGCTTGAGCTCGCGCTCATCGAGAACATTCAGCGCGAAAAACTCAACCCAATCGAAGTTGCCACCGGTTTCCAACGGCTGATTCAAGAATGTAGCCTAACTCAAGAACAAGTTTCCCAGCGCGTTGGCAAAGACCGCTCTACGGTCACGAATTTCTTACGCCTGCTCAAACTGCCAGAAGAAATTCAGACCAGCCTTCGCAAAAATGAGATTTCGATGGGACATGCCCGCGCCCTTATCACGCTCGAGAGCTTGGAAGCACAGCTTGAAATTTGGCAGCTTATTTTAAAACACAACCTTTCCGTTCGCAAAGTTGAAGCGCTTGTCAGCCGATTTGGCAAAGAAAAAGCAGCCGATGAAACCGAAACTGCGGAAGAAGAGCGTGCTCGGCAGCGCAATGTAGACGAGCTGAATTTAGAATCGCTTTTACGGGAAAAGTTTGCAACAAAAGTGAAATTGCAACACAACAAAAAAGGTCACGGACAAATCGTCATAGAATATTATTCGCTTGACGATTTAGACCGAATTGTCGAGACTATCAACTCCATCGGGTAA
- the dapB gene encoding 4-hydroxy-tetrahydrodipicolinate reductase, translating to MKIALLGTGNMGKAIANIAKSSGKHELVAELNAATTLSTDAFKDADVIVEVTAPDAFLTNLDLLLQADRPIVVGTTGWYNGIEHVKAKVLEANGSMLYAANFSLGVNIFFRLVHEAARFIAPFEDFDIAVSEQHHTGKIDAPSGTALKVAREILSALPSKTSIKTELPAKGKIQRDELLVSAIRLGSVFGQHSVHIDSSSDSILISHTAKNRQGFAQGAIEAAEWLVRDGGQKGFFSMDDFLNEILSSPEKK from the coding sequence ATGAAAATAGCATTGCTGGGTACGGGAAATATGGGCAAGGCGATTGCAAATATCGCAAAAAGCTCAGGAAAACATGAACTTGTAGCCGAATTAAACGCGGCGACAACACTTTCAACAGATGCCTTTAAAGACGCGGACGTTATTGTAGAAGTCACCGCGCCAGACGCGTTTTTAACCAATCTGGATTTGCTTTTGCAAGCCGACCGCCCAATTGTGGTTGGCACAACCGGTTGGTACAACGGCATTGAGCACGTGAAAGCCAAAGTCCTCGAAGCCAATGGCAGTATGCTTTATGCTGCGAATTTTTCGCTTGGAGTCAATATTTTCTTTCGGCTGGTGCATGAAGCGGCTCGCTTTATCGCGCCATTTGAGGATTTTGATATTGCGGTTTCAGAGCAGCATCACACGGGCAAAATTGATGCGCCGAGCGGAACGGCACTGAAAGTCGCGCGCGAGATTTTATCGGCGTTGCCTTCAAAAACAAGCATCAAAACCGAGCTTCCTGCCAAAGGAAAAATTCAGCGCGATGAGTTGCTGGTTTCGGCAATTCGGCTCGGAAGCGTGTTCGGACAGCATAGCGTGCACATCGATTCCAGCTCGGATTCGATTCTTATTTCACATACCGCGAAAAACCGTCAAGGATTTGCGCAAGGGGCTATCGAAGCAGCTGAATGGCTTGTTCGAGATGGCGGCCAAAAAGGCTTTTTTTCAATGGATGATTTCCTGAATGAAATTTTATCTTCACCGGAAAAGAAATAA
- a CDS encoding DNA-3-methyladenine glycosylase, producing MPDFLKLCPDFYTSPTLELSKNLLGKILVKPMGETVLAAKIVETEAYLQKGDEACHAFRGKTERNQHMFGEPGTLYVYFTYGCHFMLNVVSEPKGTAGAVLVRALEPISGIELMQKNRSKKNMLELTNGPGKLTQAFGIEREFSGKSLQSAEIFLADAPQLSENQIGTSTRIGITKSRELAWRFFIKTNPFVSKGKPS from the coding sequence ATGCCTGACTTTTTAAAACTTTGTCCCGATTTTTATACCTCTCCTACGCTGGAACTCTCGAAAAACTTGCTTGGAAAAATATTGGTTAAGCCGATGGGTGAAACGGTTTTGGCAGCCAAAATCGTGGAAACGGAAGCCTACCTTCAAAAGGGCGATGAAGCCTGCCACGCGTTTCGCGGAAAAACGGAAAGAAATCAGCACATGTTTGGCGAACCCGGCACGCTATATGTTTATTTCACTTATGGCTGCCATTTTATGCTGAATGTGGTCAGTGAGCCAAAAGGGACGGCTGGCGCGGTTCTCGTTCGTGCGCTTGAGCCCATTTCTGGCATCGAGCTGATGCAAAAAAATCGTTCAAAGAAAAACATGTTGGAATTGACAAATGGCCCTGGAAAGCTCACGCAAGCCTTTGGCATCGAGCGGGAGTTTAGTGGGAAATCTTTGCAAAGCGCCGAAATCTTTCTGGCGGACGCGCCGCAACTTTCAGAGAACCAAATTGGCACAAGCACGCGCATCGGCATCACAAAAAGTCGCGAGCTTGCTTGGCGATTTTTTATCAAAACCAATCCGTTTGTTTCAAAAGGAAAGCCATCGTAG